A genomic window from Anthocerotibacter panamensis C109 includes:
- a CDS encoding tetratricopeptide repeat-containing protein, whose amino-acid sequence MPTKTEEIKKHNEKNYDDLIVSIEAAQGRLNLLIAVCDDSRLRDEMINRYERELEPQGIHSYRITFEREEPSLRYAIAQLVERDEYLSNHHQAVLSVIGTAGLYTLRLGAERSEEEKFFGYLQWTREGLREFPFPIVLWVTNSLVTALSRRAPDFWGWRNGVFKFIPEPRVQVQGTDGIENPVMIETLTAQSTELNLPLEYLQQLVNQQDKQGEQSTTLYATLGRAYSLRAESGKSKSYREDIEKAQEYFQKAIALDEESSTLAANLNNLANLYSSQGRYDEAEPLYVQALALYRKLLGEEHPDVASSLNNLAGLYYSQGRYDEAEPLLQQALRLVRKLGEEHPKVAISLNNLAGLYYSQGRYDEAEPLYVQALGLRRKLLGEEHPDVATSLNNLAELYKSQGRYEQAEPLYQQALGLYRKLLGEEHPDVASSLNNLANLYSSQGRYEQAEPLLVQALAIRERVLGVAHPYTVATRRWLERVRGLRISQ is encoded by the coding sequence ATGCCCACCAAGACTGAGGAGATCAAGAAGCATAATGAAAAGAACTACGATGACCTGATCGTAAGTATTGAAGCGGCTCAAGGGCGATTAAATTTATTAATTGCTGTTTGTGATGACAGTAGACTCAGGGATGAAATGATCAATAGGTATGAGCGAGAATTAGAGCCGCAAGGTATCCATTCTTATCGGATAACCTTTGAGCGGGAGGAGCCTAGCTTACGCTATGCTATTGCTCAGCTTGTGGAGCGGGATGAATATCTGAGTAACCATCATCAAGCGGTATTGTCTGTCATAGGGACAGCGGGACTTTATACGTTGAGGTTGGGAGCGGAGCGCTCGGAGGAGGAGAAGTTTTTTGGTTATTTACAATGGACTCGTGAGGGCTTGCGTGAATTTCCTTTTCCGATTGTCCTTTGGGTAACGAATTCTTTAGTCACGGCTCTTAGCAGACGAGCACCTGATTTTTGGGGTTGGCGCAATGGTGTATTCAAATTTATCCCAGAGCCAAGAGTCCAGGTTCAAGGGACTGATGGAATAGAAAATCCTGTGATGATCGAAACACTTACCGCTCAGAGCACTGAGCTTAATCTTCCTCTTGAATATTTACAACAGTTGGTAAATCAACAAGATAAACAAGGCGAACAGAGTACTACTCTTTATGCCACGCTTGGTAGAGCATATTCTCTCAGGGCGGAGAGCGGTAAATCTAAGAGTTACCGCGAAGATATAGAAAAAGCGCAGGAGTATTTTCAAAAAGCCATTGCACTAGACGAAGAAAGCTCAACACTAGCAGCTAACCTCAACAATCTAGCTAATCTCTATTCCTCCCAAGGGCGGTATGACGAGGCGGAACCGTTGTATGTGCAGGCGTTGGCGCTCTATCGCAAGCTCTTAGGCGAGGAGCATCCTGATGTCGCCTCCAGCCTCAACAATCTGGCGGGACTCTATTACTCCCAAGGGCGATATGACGAGGCGGAACCGTTGTTGCAGCAGGCTTTGAGGTTAGTCCGTAAACTCGGCGAGGAGCACCCCAAGGTCGCCATCAGCCTCAACAATCTGGCGGGACTCTATTACTCCCAAGGGCGATATGACGAGGCGGAACCATTGTATGTGCAGGCGTTGGGGCTCAGGCGCAAGCTCTTGGGCGAGGAGCATCCTGATGTCGCCACCAGCCTCAACAATCTGGCGGAACTCTATAAATCCCAAGGGCGGTATGAGCAGGCGGAACCGTTGTACCAGCAGGCGTTGGGGCTCTATCGCAAGCTCTTAGGCGAGGAGCATCCCGATGTCGCCTCCAGCCTCAACAATCTAGCTAATCTCTATTCCTCCCAAGGGCGGTATGAGCAGGCGGAGCCGCTTTTGGTGCAAGCTTTGGCGATTCGGGAGCGGGTTTTGGGGGTGGCGCATCCGTATACGGTTGCTACTCGGCGGTGGTTGGAGCGGGTGCGGGGCTTGAGGATTTCCCAATAG